In Setaria italica strain Yugu1 chromosome I, Setaria_italica_v2.0, whole genome shotgun sequence, the genomic window CGCGTGcacggggccgccgccgccggagaaagGCCCGAAGCCGGCAGGCGAAGGAAGCGCGATGTCAAGGCCGAGGCTGAAGGGGTTGGTGTGCAtcatggcgccgccgcggccgcaggtGGAGGGTTCGAAGCCGGGCGGCGGAGCGAGACGGGAGAGCGGGCGCGAGATGAATGCGTCCATTGCGTTCGGATGCCGGAGCACAATGCACGATAGCCTGGCGGCagagtggtggcggtggcgggcgaaTAGAGCGCGAGCCAATGGGTCATTGCGCTGCCCGCGCCCAACTATTTATGCACCGAGTTGGGCGAGTCCGAGTCGGTCTCAGGATTCCGAATTGGAGGCTGCAACTGGAACCCGCGTCGTGCCGCAATGCTGGCCAACCGACCTGAAGCTCCGTTTCTTCCGCTGTCCGATCCTTTTCCCCCGCTTCCGTTTCCGCACGGCGCAACGGATGaaacgccggccggccgccgctgctagCAAGTTTTCGGAGCTTGCCGCGGCGTTGTGCAAGCGCGCGTCCGCAGCTGGCCGCGCGGCAAAACGCCGGCGATCGTCAGAGACCATGACCCTGGCTGTGGTTCAGACGAAATCAGCAGTGCGGCAGACTGATTTAGCAGATGGGTTCGCCAGCAGTACGCATTTCAGGAATCGGAGATGACAGCATCTTCGGATAAGCTGCCACAAACAAACCATAAACGCAATGCGAAAGTTATGAAGTGCAAAACACCAATTCACTCGATTAAGCATCCGAGAGTGCTGTTCAGTTCAGCACAACTCAgaagttccttttttttttccagttcTGTTTTCTCCCTGTCTGAAGTCCGATTCTTTCCACGCCTTCGCATGATCTGCCGCTGCTAGCAACAGCGCCGTTGTCTCCGAAAATTTGCAGAGCGCGCATACGTAGAAGGCCGCGCCTTGCTAGATAGATGAAGGGTTCCCCGACCGGCAGCTGCACGGTGGCCGTCGTCCGAGCCCAGCATCAAGTTCAGACCACTGACCCATGAAACGGAGGTTCAGATCATTGCAGAAAACATTTCATGTGGCAGCTTCGCTCAGCATGACTTCTGCTATCGGCCTATCACTCCCTTATTTTGCTACCTTCATGCTGAACTGTTTCAGACCAGCTAAAGTTCAGGCATGACCGCTGGCTAGAGACAAAACCAACAGTGGCCAGTTGCCCACTTACCATTTCAGATGGCTTCGTCACAGAATGCACTTTAGATGTGCAGGATTCAGATAACCATAGCATACAGCATGGCTAGCACAAACAAGTATTAAGTGCAACAAGGAACTTATAAACTGTACCAGTAACTGGATTAAGCATCTCCAGGATTCAGAGATGAGGACAACAAAGTGCGTGGATTCAAGTGGCTCTCAAGCAAAATCTCCACTGGAACGTACCCAGACATCAGCATTAAGACTATTGTACGAGGAAACAGCTACACCGATTACGCTCTATGCAGTGGCATTGCAAAAACCCTGTCTATCTTAAAGACGGAAAAAAGGAAATCAGACGGCATACTGTAGCAAAACTTCCAAAACCCAGGGAGCTTTCTTCTCTGAACCCGAAACTCAAGACTCTGTGCAGCTACCATCATACTTCCCAtatctcatcatcatcattaccCAAGGAGGAGCGCCATTTCGCCGCCCTCAAGTTCCTCATCCTCTTCCAGTAGAGCCCCCAGGGGGACGTTCttgggaaggggaggaggaagccTACTGAGGGGATTGAACCGAACCAGTATGACAGTCGAGTTGTCCAACGACTTCAGGGAACGTTGACAAAGCTGCTCACAGATGGCACGATCATTCACCCCCTGCGTGGATGACAGAAAGCACATGTTGAAGGCAATGGGGCAAAACAATTCTGGCAAAAAAATTGCTTCAAGAGAACAAAACACTATAATAGAAAACTATTATTAAACATGCTATTCTCTCAAATGTAGACCATAAAGTGTTCATCTCCCAGGAAGTAAAACTACAAATGTTTTACGTGTGTTCAATAGTAAATGTTGCTATCTTTAAGAAGAGACATTCTGTATGCACCAGATAAAATGGAGATTCTAAGGTATCACTGTCATGTCTAGCAAACAAGATGAGGGCAAAGAACTCACATTTCTTATGTAGTGGCATACAAGATCAACCACACCCTGACTAGTCATCATAGTATCCCTGCCAAAAGAACGAGAGTTGCAATTTTAGCATGGCCATAAAaattaaataataaaaacaacaaATTCGTGCACATAACCTACATGGCAGATTGCAGGCTTGCATCAAAGTTGAACTTACTACTTTGTCATTAATATTCTCTCATCTTAGTAGAATTCTAAAGCAAAAATCTGGAGTATTCTAAAACTTAGCTCAATTCCTATTGTTGTACCAGCTAAGCAGCTACATTCCCCCAAAACTGACATGGTCTGAGGTTCCTTGAAGCAAGTTACCACAGATTAAATCACATAACAAATCACGAAGTTTAACTCTTCAGGGAAATTACAAACAACAACTTAAAATCCTCCCATACGAGAAATCATAAGAAAATGAAGAGGCAGGTAGCTCAGCTTCAAGAGAACCCAGTCCTAGCTGCACGCAGCTTAATTGAAGCAAAATAAATACTAATGTCTTAGACGAAACAAGTGTGCAAGCTACAAAATGTCATGAAAGAGCCAACATATTCTGTGTTAACTCTTAAACctagaagagagaaaaaatagcCACTTCTGTTATTATTTTGCACTGAGGACTTACCAGATAGCATCAGTTGCTACAATGAGGAACTCAACATCATGGGTTATATCCAACTAACAAAGAAAAGGTCATTGTTCCATCAGATCACATGCAGAAAACCTTGTACAAGTACTCCCTAAAACAACTTAATTACACTTACACTGCGAACTGATGGCTCACAGGTCACCATTTGTTGTTCACGAGTCAAACCACTTTTATGCTTGTATGCGAAATCACCtgaaaagaagcaaaaaaaaaagtgaaatagATTATACACAATGTCCTACTTTGTCCCCTAAAAAGTGGATTATATACAGCAGAGCAAAAGAAAATTAGAAAAAGGCTATACCAATCGCTCTGGAGACGGTTAACCTTCCATTAATCCCAGGGACACCCGCCCGTTTCCCTTCTGCTGTAGGATCCCTGAGTACTTGTCCGCCTGCTGCTTGAATTCTGTTTCTTTCAGTCTGGTTCAGTGGTTTGTGATTGGCGGATAAAACAATTGCCTAATGGAAACAAGAATAGCAATTAGACACCACGTGAAATGCATCTATTATGAAAAAAGAGGATGCAGGGGTAAGGTTCAGCTAGACATTTGACAAGAAAACAAATCACACACCTGACCATTCCTTGAGGCTACACAACGAGAATCACCAACATTTCCAACAATGATCTGGTGGCCTCTAATGACAGCTACGCATGCTGTGCTTCCTGTCTCTTGTGGTGGTACGTAAGGGTCCGTTTCCTGGagaaaaaatattcaaaatgATTCATTGACAGATAATACTAAAATCTTAAGAAATTAAGGGATTGCGAATTGTggttccaaacacccccacagAAAAGGTATCTTTTATATTCCCGGTAAAAAAAAGGCAATATGAACAAGATCATGTAGCCAGGACCTGAATAGGTGATATCTGAGGTAAAACCTTACTTCAGGCAGTAGGGTAACAAACAAGGTTCAATGGGAACTGAACAATATATCCTCCAAATCATATTTTAGCATAGAACAATGCATATCATATTTATGATGCATATAATAATATGCACAATATCCTATGGCTCAAGTTTAAATTAATCACTTCTACATATGTATGCTTAAAGAACAATCATTACCTTAATTTTGGGCACACAACAAAGAGCTCTGAGAGACTGCATCAGATTGTTACTAGTAGCAGGACGCAGTGATTCCTTCCATTCATCTGATAGTTCCAGCAGCTCATCCATTCTGCAACAAGTAGGCAGCAGCAGTCACATATTTAGTATTGGAACATGTAGCAAATGCAACTATGAGTAAGATAGACAAAATA contains:
- the LOC101766543 gene encoding probable protein phosphatase 2C 21, which translates into the protein MDPAAAVGPTMAEAGKGSAAPAELGRGSPGSRVLVPSAAAANPDAPAPSRGRSPAVAPTEGRDPVGPARGTSRPHGKRARERPIRRARRRAANGRRRCVRATDASATRGCGVRWRHARSATAFRFARARTSSGAKGEGKQTIPMGASFSQPFPSLDKCTKGGENDRISYATSAMQGRAETMTDARAAVPDLDDLTSFFGVYDGHGGASVALFCAKQLHIELRNHQDYQANLPDAMRSVFFRMDELLELSDEWKESLRPATSNNLMQSLRALCCVPKIKETDPYVPPQETGSTACVAVIRGHQIIVGNVGDSRCVASRNGQAIVLSANHKPLNQTERNRIQAAGGQVLRDPTAEGKRAGVPGINGRLTVSRAIGDFAYKHKSGLTREQQMVTCEPSVRSLDITHDVEFLIVATDAIWDTMMTSQGVVDLVCHYIRNGVNDRAICEQLCQRSLKSLDNSTVILVRFNPLSRLPPPLPKNVPLGALLEEDEELEGGEMALLLG